A region of Paenibacillus thiaminolyticus DNA encodes the following proteins:
- a CDS encoding nitroreductase family protein: protein MTLYDTVKEVIHSRRSVRRFTEQPVAVEDLKELIDCARYAPSDTNSQTWEFIAVMNREQIRRIEQMTWDALHAKAAEAEERGLAKEARLLVKSFGPYATAFSEAPVLIIGLATPYTSKFRERIFDPIQFVPESVWEEEGIKSSCLALQNLMLAAHARGLATCPMTGPVLLAANPIKSLLDIPPDRQVNMVLSLGYAADTPAKLPRKPVEEILRIIE, encoded by the coding sequence ATGACGTTATATGATACCGTGAAGGAAGTCATTCACAGCCGCCGAAGCGTCCGCCGCTTTACGGAGCAACCCGTCGCCGTCGAAGACCTGAAGGAACTGATCGACTGCGCGCGGTATGCGCCAAGCGATACGAATTCGCAGACGTGGGAATTCATTGCAGTCATGAACCGGGAGCAGATTCGCCGGATCGAGCAGATGACTTGGGACGCGCTGCACGCCAAGGCGGCCGAAGCGGAAGAGCGGGGCCTCGCCAAGGAAGCCCGCCTGCTCGTCAAGTCGTTCGGCCCTTATGCGACCGCCTTCTCCGAAGCGCCCGTCCTGATCATCGGACTGGCGACGCCTTATACGTCCAAGTTCCGCGAACGGATCTTCGATCCGATTCAATTCGTGCCGGAGTCCGTATGGGAGGAAGAAGGCATTAAGAGCAGTTGTCTCGCGCTGCAAAATCTGATGCTCGCCGCCCATGCGCGCGGATTGGCGACCTGCCCGATGACCGGGCCCGTGCTGCTCGCCGCCAATCCGATCAAATCACTGCTTGACATTCCGCCGGACCGGCAGGTCAATATGGTGCTTTCGCTTGGCTATGCCGCAGATACGCCAGCCAAGCTTCCACGCAAGCCCGTCGAAGAGATTCTCCGCATTATCGAATAA
- a CDS encoding helix-turn-helix transcriptional regulator encodes MDSIHFPILTDEERLLPLVVTTVGSWTNQLETIRPHGYPDYQWLQCTTGRGMFQWKGGGPAVEIGPGQGVLLYPDVPHVYRPLEEPWGIYWLGYHGALAQELTSMVHVHHSAAMTVGDPEQTLALIRGAISWLDRASGGHGPRLSALAYELMMAWSECGRHDRGLHRKSGVQPLAPLLEWIHEHYQEDVSLQQMADRLQVSPQYVCTLFRRTFGLRPLQYVNRLRIRKSKQLLISCPDMAVAHVGKEAGFRHASYFIQRFKQQEHMTPVQFRQMYGRLPYKPDEQERMLLPDAMNVMGWAAKKS; translated from the coding sequence TTGGACAGCATTCATTTCCCCATTCTGACAGACGAAGAGCGTCTGCTTCCTCTGGTCGTAACGACGGTGGGGAGCTGGACGAACCAACTGGAGACGATCCGCCCGCACGGTTACCCGGATTATCAGTGGCTGCAATGCACGACAGGAAGAGGCATGTTCCAATGGAAAGGCGGCGGTCCGGCAGTGGAGATCGGTCCGGGACAAGGGGTGCTGCTGTACCCGGATGTGCCGCATGTCTATCGGCCGCTGGAGGAGCCGTGGGGCATCTATTGGCTCGGTTATCACGGAGCGCTGGCTCAGGAACTGACCTCGATGGTGCATGTTCACCATTCGGCCGCCATGACGGTCGGTGACCCGGAGCAGACGCTGGCGCTCATTCGGGGCGCGATCTCCTGGTTGGACCGGGCGAGCGGCGGCCATGGACCCCGCTTGTCCGCATTGGCTTATGAGTTGATGATGGCATGGTCCGAATGCGGCCGGCATGACAGGGGCTTGCATCGCAAGTCAGGCGTCCAGCCGCTGGCCCCGCTGCTCGAGTGGATTCACGAGCATTATCAGGAGGATGTCTCCTTGCAGCAGATGGCAGATCGGCTGCAAGTATCGCCGCAGTACGTCTGCACGCTGTTCCGCCGCACCTTCGGCCTGCGGCCGCTGCAATATGTGAACCGGCTTCGCATCCGGAAGTCGAAGCAGCTCCTGATCAGCTGCCCGGACATGGCTGTCGCTCATGTGGGCAAGGAGGCAGGGTTCCGGCATGCAAGCTATTTCATCCAGCGCTTTAAGCAGCAGGAGCATATGACACCGGTCCAGTTCCGCCAGATGTACGGGCGCCTGCCTTACAAGCCGGACGAGCAAGAACGGATGCTGCTGCCGGATGCGATGAACGTTATGGGCTGGGCCGCTAAGAAGAGCTGA
- a CDS encoding cold shock domain-containing protein — MKGTVKWFNAEKGYGFIQVEDGDDVFVHYSAIQGDGFKSLDEGQAVEFEISEGNRGPQAANVIKL, encoded by the coding sequence TTGAAAGGTACTGTAAAATGGTTCAACGCAGAAAAAGGCTACGGATTCATTCAAGTGGAAGACGGTGACGATGTATTCGTGCACTACTCCGCAATCCAAGGCGATGGATTCAAGAGCTTGGATGAAGGCCAAGCGGTAGAATTCGAAATTTCCGAAGGAAACCGTGGTCCACAAGCTGCTAATGTCATTAAATTATAA
- a CDS encoding tetraprenyl-beta-curcumene synthase family protein, with the protein MHRVYKYILPGVRSELDTWRARAENIPNEELRRQALASIATKQFHCQGGAVYAAIRPETRGIIIPLIVAFQTISDYLDNLCDRSTSLDPDDFRLLHQSMLDAVQPERPFADYYALREDKDDGGYLRGLVEKCRTCIAQLPGYEAARTDIVWLVGLYTDLQVYKHIDPAKREEALLAWWRDYEAKFPELTWNEFAAATGSTLGVFQLFAASIDGGLTREDAGLIREAYFPYVCGLHILLDYLIDQEEDRVGGDLNFCHYYPDQSTVVNRIGHIAEAAKEQVKKLPEERFHRMIIEGLLALYLSDPKVRDQAEVQDVCRRLMRNSPLMRLFFWVNSRWIRKHTHKEN; encoded by the coding sequence ATGCACCGCGTATATAAATACATCCTGCCGGGGGTACGTTCCGAACTGGATACCTGGCGGGCGCGGGCAGAGAATATTCCGAACGAAGAACTGCGCAGACAGGCCTTGGCCAGCATCGCCACGAAGCAGTTTCACTGTCAGGGCGGTGCGGTATACGCCGCCATCCGGCCGGAGACGCGTGGTATCATCATTCCGTTGATTGTAGCTTTTCAGACGATAAGCGATTATTTGGATAATCTGTGCGACCGAAGCACCTCGCTGGATCCGGATGATTTCCGGCTTCTGCACCAATCGATGCTGGATGCAGTCCAGCCCGAGCGCCCGTTTGCAGACTATTACGCCCTGAGGGAAGACAAGGATGACGGCGGGTATTTGCGGGGACTGGTCGAGAAGTGCCGGACCTGTATCGCGCAGCTTCCCGGCTACGAAGCCGCCCGCACGGATATCGTCTGGCTCGTCGGGTTGTATACCGATCTTCAGGTGTACAAGCATATCGATCCGGCGAAGCGGGAAGAAGCGCTGCTGGCTTGGTGGCGGGACTATGAGGCCAAGTTCCCGGAATTGACGTGGAATGAGTTCGCCGCAGCGACGGGATCTACTCTCGGCGTGTTCCAATTGTTCGCCGCATCTATAGACGGCGGGCTAACGAGGGAGGATGCCGGGCTTATCCGGGAAGCTTATTTTCCATATGTATGCGGACTTCACATTCTGCTCGATTATTTGATTGATCAGGAGGAAGACCGGGTGGGCGGAGACTTGAATTTCTGCCATTACTACCCGGACCAATCTACGGTCGTGAACCGGATTGGCCATATTGCGGAAGCGGCGAAGGAGCAGGTGAAGAAGCTGCCGGAGGAACGGTTCCACCGAATGATTATCGAAGGGCTTCTGGCGCTGTATCTGTCCGATCCCAAAGTACGAGACCAAGCTGAGGTGCAGGACGTATGCCGGCGATTGATGCGGAATAGTCCGTTGATGCGGTTGTTCTTCTGGGTCAACAGTCGTTGGATACGTAAACATACGCATAAGGAGAACTAG
- a CDS encoding glycoside hydrolase family 2 TIM barrel-domain containing protein: MISLTLPIWQDPTKLHLNRLDSRAYFIPHAHADDALTYERGLSPFFQLLNGEWKFHYAPWPEQAPKEFEQPDYDDAAWERIPVPSNWQMEGYGAPAYTNILYPFPVDPPHVPDENPTGSYRRTFWIDESWSGRKIVLRFEGVDSAYHVWVNGVLIGYSQVSRMPAEFDITGHVRSGANLIAVQVYQWSDGTYLEDQDMWWLSGIFRDVYLLAFPEMHLWDMTVRTTLFDSGKHARVDVKTLLHNAGGSSSGGTLSITLLDRSLRPASETVAVDIDMLTAGESQSLSAALDVADPKLWSAETPHLYHLLLELKNARGEVTQTVAHRVGIREVKLEGGNLRVNGRAVMFKGVNRHEFHPDLGRAVPLATMIEDIKLMKRFNVNAVRTSHYPNDPRFYELCDEYGLYVIDEADLETHGFQPAGDWSRLSKDPVWTAAYVDRMERMVMRDKNFASIVMWSLGNESGYGPNHGAMAEWARSYDPTRPLHYEGDWDDTLGMDIHSHMYTSVQEVEEIAGNDDPRPFILCEFAHAMGNGPGAFEDYIELFYRYPKLQGAFVWDWVDQGIRRIRVDGQQEMAYGGEFGERLHDGNFCLNGLIDGDRQPWPALHEYKKAIEPVKVTAIDPASGQFEVENRFDFLPLNTLQGFYTVVAGGRIAASGSFPVPDIAPRCKAAWIWHIGLALREIAPSLIGQEVWLKLSFQMPISTSWAEAGHELAWAQFPLDPAVFLPPASAEMARHCLSDRTVAPIGVREEEGAYILTGRSFRFDIDRHSGALLAWQAEGADLLTSGPRLQLWRAAIDNDMYNVPEWRSFGLHQLDERVDEVQLDASRASDGVVRVIRRTRLGPPALSWGLRCRHEWTIRQDGTITLHVHSTPEGNHPQVMPRFGYELTLPGAFDRCVWYGRGPGESYADSKQAAGCDWYEASVSDLMTAYEKPQENGNRTDTRWATWTNRRGFGLLALSNGTFDFSAHRYTIADLERAPHHADLTPREDIIVHLDKAQHGLGSNSCGPKALPQHELRVDDITFTVTLVPFSRDAITPDALARRVASLQDAE; the protein is encoded by the coding sequence ATGATTTCCTTGACACTGCCCATCTGGCAAGATCCGACCAAGCTTCATCTGAACCGGCTGGATTCGAGAGCCTACTTCATTCCGCATGCCCACGCAGACGATGCGCTGACCTATGAAAGAGGGCTCTCGCCCTTCTTCCAGTTGCTGAACGGAGAGTGGAAGTTCCATTACGCGCCTTGGCCGGAGCAAGCACCGAAGGAGTTCGAGCAACCGGACTATGATGACGCGGCGTGGGAGCGCATTCCCGTACCATCGAATTGGCAAATGGAAGGGTATGGAGCTCCCGCCTACACCAATATACTCTATCCGTTCCCCGTCGATCCGCCGCATGTTCCCGACGAAAATCCAACCGGATCGTACCGCCGCACCTTCTGGATCGACGAGTCCTGGTCCGGCCGGAAAATCGTGCTCCGCTTCGAAGGGGTAGACAGCGCCTATCACGTCTGGGTGAACGGCGTCCTTATCGGCTACAGCCAAGTAAGCCGCATGCCCGCCGAGTTCGATATTACCGGCCATGTTCGCAGCGGAGCGAACCTGATCGCCGTGCAGGTGTATCAGTGGAGCGACGGCACCTATCTTGAGGATCAGGACATGTGGTGGCTGAGCGGGATTTTTCGTGACGTCTATTTGCTGGCCTTCCCGGAAATGCATCTGTGGGACATGACCGTGCGGACAACCCTGTTCGACTCCGGCAAGCACGCCCGGGTGGATGTGAAGACGCTCCTTCACAACGCAGGCGGTTCTTCTTCGGGCGGCACCCTGTCCATCACCCTGCTGGATCGCTCCTTGCGGCCGGCGTCCGAGACGGTTGCCGTCGACATCGACATGCTGACCGCGGGAGAATCACAATCGCTCAGCGCCGCCCTTGACGTTGCGGACCCGAAGCTGTGGAGCGCCGAGACGCCTCACTTGTACCATCTTCTGCTGGAGCTGAAAAACGCCCGGGGCGAAGTGACTCAGACCGTCGCCCACCGGGTCGGTATCCGAGAAGTGAAGCTGGAGGGCGGCAATCTGCGCGTGAACGGCCGGGCGGTCATGTTCAAGGGCGTCAACCGCCACGAATTCCATCCTGACTTGGGACGGGCTGTGCCGCTTGCCACCATGATCGAAGATATCAAGCTGATGAAGCGCTTCAATGTAAATGCGGTACGCACGTCGCATTACCCGAACGATCCCCGATTCTACGAGCTGTGCGATGAGTATGGGCTGTACGTCATTGATGAGGCCGATCTGGAGACGCACGGATTCCAGCCAGCGGGGGATTGGTCCCGCCTCAGCAAGGATCCAGTCTGGACCGCTGCTTATGTTGATCGGATGGAGCGAATGGTCATGCGGGACAAAAACTTCGCGAGCATCGTCATGTGGTCGCTCGGCAATGAATCGGGCTATGGACCGAATCATGGCGCGATGGCGGAGTGGGCGCGCAGCTATGACCCTACCCGTCCGCTTCATTACGAGGGCGATTGGGACGATACGCTCGGCATGGATATTCATTCCCATATGTACACCTCCGTTCAGGAAGTGGAGGAGATTGCCGGCAATGATGATCCGCGCCCGTTCATTCTGTGTGAATTCGCCCATGCAATGGGCAACGGTCCGGGCGCGTTCGAGGACTATATCGAGCTGTTCTACCGCTATCCGAAGCTGCAGGGAGCCTTCGTCTGGGATTGGGTCGATCAGGGCATCCGCCGGATCAGAGTGGACGGTCAGCAGGAGATGGCTTATGGCGGAGAGTTCGGGGAGCGGCTTCACGACGGCAACTTCTGCCTGAACGGGCTCATCGACGGCGACCGGCAGCCATGGCCCGCGCTGCATGAATACAAAAAGGCAATCGAACCCGTCAAAGTTACCGCCATCGATCCCGCTTCCGGACAATTCGAAGTGGAGAACCGTTTTGACTTCCTGCCATTGAATACCCTTCAAGGGTTCTACACCGTCGTGGCTGGCGGACGCATTGCCGCAAGCGGAAGCTTCCCCGTTCCGGACATCGCTCCTCGCTGCAAAGCGGCTTGGATCTGGCACATCGGCCTGGCGCTGCGCGAGATCGCCCCTTCCCTGATAGGTCAGGAGGTATGGCTGAAGCTGTCCTTCCAGATGCCGATCAGCACGTCCTGGGCCGAAGCGGGCCATGAATTGGCCTGGGCCCAGTTCCCGCTTGATCCGGCCGTCTTCCTGCCGCCAGCTTCGGCGGAGATGGCCCGACACTGCCTCTCGGATCGCACCGTAGCGCCAATTGGCGTGCGGGAAGAAGAAGGGGCCTATATCTTGACCGGGCGCAGCTTCCGCTTCGACATCGATCGTCACAGCGGCGCTCTTCTCGCCTGGCAGGCCGAAGGCGCGGATCTGCTCACATCGGGCCCCCGGCTGCAATTATGGCGGGCCGCCATTGACAACGATATGTACAACGTGCCGGAGTGGCGTTCCTTCGGTCTCCATCAGTTGGATGAGCGGGTGGACGAGGTTCAGCTCGACGCGTCCCGAGCCAGCGATGGTGTGGTTCGCGTTATCCGCCGCACTCGCCTGGGCCCGCCAGCCTTGTCTTGGGGACTCCGCTGCCGGCATGAATGGACGATTCGGCAGGACGGAACCATCACCTTGCATGTTCACAGCACGCCAGAAGGGAATCATCCGCAGGTGATGCCGCGATTCGGTTACGAGCTCACGCTTCCGGGCGCCTTCGATCGCTGCGTCTGGTACGGCCGCGGGCCGGGCGAGAGTTACGCAGACAGCAAACAAGCGGCAGGCTGCGACTGGTACGAAGCGAGCGTAAGCGATCTGATGACCGCCTATGAGAAGCCGCAGGAGAACGGCAACCGGACCGACACGCGTTGGGCCACTTGGACGAACCGCCGTGGATTCGGCCTGCTGGCGCTAAGCAACGGCACATTCGACTTCAGCGCCCATCGCTACACAATTGCCGACCTGGAGCGCGCGCCGCATCACGCAGATCTGACGCCGCGGGAAGATATCATCGTCCATCTGGACAAAGCCCAGCATGGCTTAGGAAGCAACAGCTGCGGACCGAAGGCGCTGCCCCAGCATGAGCTCCGCGTGGACGACATCACCTTCACCGTCACGCTCGTCCCATTCAGCCGGGACGCAATCACACCGGATGCGCTAGCCCGCCGGGTCGCTTCCCTTCAGGACGCGGAATAA
- the pfkA gene encoding 6-phosphofructokinase has product MSDVKKIAILTSGGDSQGMNAAIRAVVRAALFNGIEVFGIQRGYQGLLNEDIRPMDLRSVGDIIQRGGTILQSARCQEFRTEEGQRKGADILRAHGIDGLIVIGGDGSYQGANKLSKLGIKTMGLPGTIDNDISYTDYTIGFDTAVSIVVDAVNKLRDTMSSHERSSVVEVMGRHCGDIALYAGVASGAESILVPEVPFDIDEVAQRMKHNFEAGKRHSIVIVAEGVGRGEDVAQGIIERCPTVEPRVTVLGHIQRGGTPTAFDRILASRLGDFAVRKLMEGESGKGCGMIRGELVATDIDKVVNTKKEFNMELYELATRLSQ; this is encoded by the coding sequence ATGTCTGATGTCAAAAAAATTGCTATCCTGACGAGCGGGGGAGACTCCCAAGGTATGAACGCGGCGATTCGCGCAGTGGTGCGGGCAGCCTTATTCAATGGAATCGAGGTCTTCGGCATTCAGCGCGGCTATCAAGGCCTCCTGAATGAGGATATCCGTCCGATGGATCTGCGCAGCGTCGGAGACATTATCCAGCGCGGCGGCACGATTCTGCAATCGGCACGCTGTCAGGAGTTCCGTACGGAGGAAGGCCAGCGCAAGGGCGCGGACATTCTGCGCGCTCACGGCATCGACGGCTTGATCGTCATCGGCGGCGACGGCTCCTATCAAGGCGCGAACAAGCTCAGTAAGCTGGGAATCAAGACGATGGGCCTTCCGGGAACGATTGATAATGACATCTCGTATACCGATTATACGATCGGCTTCGATACGGCCGTCAGCATCGTGGTCGATGCGGTGAACAAGCTGCGCGACACGATGAGCTCCCATGAGCGCTCCTCTGTCGTCGAAGTTATGGGCCGCCACTGCGGCGACATCGCGTTGTATGCCGGTGTGGCCAGCGGCGCGGAATCCATTCTGGTGCCGGAAGTGCCGTTCGATATCGATGAAGTAGCCCAGCGTATGAAGCATAACTTCGAAGCAGGCAAGCGCCACAGCATCGTCATCGTCGCCGAAGGGGTAGGACGCGGCGAAGACGTGGCTCAAGGCATCATCGAGCGCTGCCCGACCGTCGAGCCTCGCGTTACGGTGCTGGGACATATCCAGCGCGGCGGAACGCCGACCGCCTTCGACCGGATTCTGGCGAGCCGCCTTGGCGACTTCGCGGTCCGCAAGCTGATGGAGGGCGAGTCCGGCAAGGGATGCGGCATGATCCGTGGCGAGTTGGTCGCAACCGATATTGACAAGGTCGTCAACACGAAAAAAGAATTCAATATGGAGCTGTACGAGCTGGCAACCCGCCTGTCCCAATAA
- a CDS encoding MFS transporter, with the protein MSQPIVKSRDAHWLRAFTFSIFMASSVVVSYLPLYYQALGFTSVQIGLLYSIGPLISIVSNLFWGLISDRLGTLKKVLILLLCAQIILSLILSQFASFGSVVPILILFYFFYFPIFPLNDSFSIVTAQAQGKSFIGIRVFGSIGFAVAALLFGMVLRTAGAIYTVWVLVFIGVLSLGIAFFLTDKRASLKKMEFSGLWAVLRQREVLLFFLFVLLLAIAHRLNEAFLGVTLTGLGADESLVGWAWMLSAVSEIPIFFLLNAFGDRFKELPLLALSGLTYAIRLLLVANLQTPGAIVATQLMHSVSFGIFYFVAVRYISRVIPEEYRSTGLALYTIVWSSIAGLLSGTFGGMLLEANGKDMVFHVGAAFAVAACAGFLAMAVHSRYAETGTRWPRRRR; encoded by the coding sequence ATGTCGCAACCGATTGTGAAGAGCCGTGACGCCCATTGGCTCCGTGCCTTTACCTTTTCCATCTTTATGGCGTCATCCGTCGTCGTATCCTATCTTCCGCTTTATTATCAGGCGCTCGGATTTACAAGCGTTCAGATTGGATTGCTCTATTCCATCGGACCGCTTATCTCCATCGTATCCAATCTGTTCTGGGGCTTAATCAGCGATCGGCTCGGCACATTGAAAAAAGTTCTGATTCTGCTGCTGTGCGCCCAAATCATCCTGTCGCTTATTCTTAGTCAATTCGCTTCGTTCGGATCGGTTGTCCCGATTCTTATCCTGTTCTATTTCTTTTATTTCCCGATATTCCCGCTGAACGACAGCTTCTCTATCGTGACGGCACAAGCTCAGGGCAAGAGCTTCATCGGCATCCGGGTGTTCGGCTCGATCGGATTCGCTGTCGCTGCCCTGCTGTTCGGTATGGTGCTGCGCACAGCAGGCGCCATCTATACCGTATGGGTGCTCGTATTCATCGGGGTCTTGTCGCTTGGCATCGCCTTCTTCCTGACGGACAAGCGGGCATCGCTGAAAAAAATGGAGTTCTCCGGGCTGTGGGCGGTGCTCAGACAACGCGAGGTGCTGTTGTTCTTCCTGTTCGTGCTGCTGCTCGCCATCGCGCACCGGTTGAACGAGGCCTTCCTTGGAGTGACGCTGACCGGACTCGGCGCGGACGAATCGCTCGTCGGCTGGGCCTGGATGCTGTCGGCCGTGAGCGAGATTCCAATCTTCTTCCTGCTCAACGCCTTCGGCGATCGCTTCAAGGAGCTCCCGCTGCTCGCTTTGTCCGGATTAACCTATGCGATCCGGCTGCTGCTCGTTGCCAATCTGCAGACCCCGGGCGCCATCGTGGCGACGCAGCTGATGCACAGCGTGTCCTTCGGTATTTTCTATTTTGTCGCCGTCCGTTATATTAGCCGGGTTATTCCCGAAGAATACCGTTCCACGGGACTCGCGCTCTATACGATCGTATGGTCGAGCATCGCCGGTCTGCTGAGCGGCACGTTCGGAGGCATGCTGCTCGAAGCAAATGGCAAGGACATGGTCTTCCATGTCGGAGCAGCATTCGCCGTCGCCGCCTGCGCCGGCTTCCTCGCAATGGCCGTTCATTCCCGCTATGCTGAGACCGGGACGCGATGGCCGAGGCGACGCCGATAA
- a CDS encoding phosphotransferase: MSDSKIKVETLISVLSKMLGANVIHADYEAKQLHGGTVGDVRLVTGIAATDTGGKLTYNVVLKVQKRWERRGDPDSWRREYDLYASDLSAAFSPSFRWPVCYHAELNNDETQLWLEYIDGISGLYLTVEMYERAAEELGRFQGKLYAEQPTLLQNLTNLSKVAFMKNYYLHYKSWSEVYDYIRGHDCEIPRHLCKMLIDVDENTDEIFNRIEKLPIVLCHRDFWVTNIFYSNDKIVLIDWDTTGWGYMGEDIASLIADEPDVNHMVEYYQKCVPAYYKGFSEYADISHISDHCVSELILVMFGYRLIEWYKFAKSPDEKALHLNTLQKIYEMRDIP, encoded by the coding sequence ATGAGCGATTCCAAAATCAAAGTTGAAACACTAATAAGTGTTTTAAGCAAAATGCTCGGCGCAAACGTGATTCATGCCGACTACGAAGCCAAGCAGTTACACGGCGGTACAGTAGGGGATGTACGACTTGTCACAGGCATAGCCGCAACCGATACCGGCGGGAAACTGACGTATAATGTGGTTTTGAAGGTACAGAAGAGATGGGAGCGCCGTGGCGACCCCGATTCATGGCGCAGGGAGTATGACCTTTACGCATCGGATTTAAGTGCGGCTTTCTCCCCTTCCTTTCGCTGGCCTGTGTGTTACCATGCGGAGTTGAACAATGATGAAACGCAATTATGGCTGGAATATATTGACGGTATATCAGGATTATACCTAACCGTAGAAATGTACGAACGTGCAGCCGAGGAATTAGGGCGATTCCAAGGCAAACTGTATGCCGAACAGCCAACCCTGTTGCAAAACCTAACCAACCTAAGCAAAGTTGCGTTCATGAAAAACTACTATCTGCATTACAAGTCATGGAGTGAAGTCTATGATTACATTCGTGGTCATGACTGCGAAATCCCAAGGCACTTGTGCAAAATGCTCATCGACGTTGATGAGAACACAGACGAAATATTCAATCGCATAGAAAAGCTGCCCATCGTGCTGTGCCACAGAGATTTTTGGGTGACGAATATATTTTATTCAAACGATAAAATCGTACTAATCGACTGGGATACCACCGGATGGGGTTATATGGGCGAGGACATCGCAAGTCTTATAGCGGATGAACCAGACGTTAACCACATGGTTGAATACTACCAAAAATGCGTTCCGGCGTATTACAAAGGTTTCTCGGAATATGCGGACATATCCCATATCTCGGATCATTGCGTTAGCGAGCTAATCCTTGTTATGTTCGGATACAGGCTTATAGAGTGGTACAAATTCGCTAAGTCCCCCGACGAAAAAGCGCTGCATCTCAATACCCTACAAAAAATCTATGAAATGAGGGATATTCCATGA
- a CDS encoding DUF3899 domain-containing protein: MLRLIIFTSLLLSIFTISNRHVPTLVNLSNSFFIIGLVYLCIALFCHVRNIGFFKSLSYHLQRKRQAEDAANRIDAAGGESMSKPKLHEHAARIGSGPWPNRMFYLFAIPLLLCSFALAYASM, encoded by the coding sequence ATGTTACGATTAATCATTTTTACTTCACTGCTTCTCAGTATTTTTACTATTTCTAACAGACATGTCCCGACTCTCGTCAATCTCTCGAATTCCTTTTTCATCATCGGGCTCGTCTATTTATGTATCGCTTTGTTTTGCCATGTCCGAAATATCGGATTTTTCAAATCTTTGAGTTACCATCTCCAGCGTAAAAGACAAGCCGAAGACGCGGCCAATCGCATCGATGCTGCAGGCGGAGAGTCAATGTCCAAGCCGAAGCTGCATGAACATGCCGCCCGGATCGGCAGCGGCCCCTGGCCGAACCGGATGTTTTATCTGTTCGCGATTCCGCTGCTGCTCTGTTCATTCGCGCTTGCATACGCTTCCATGTAG